In the bacterium genome, one interval contains:
- a CDS encoding prepilin-type N-terminal cleavage/methylation domain-containing protein, with product MAGQRGYSLIELLVAVGIFGLLAALGLPHLDTRRQNLQNVSKQVVADYRWARNRAITSGVHFGIEWTSTNSYQVQRMKQAANGSWSTDVTVKQVTLPTNVNTTWYWPTLQEFNTRGMMVTTTYPVYQLFWDSTYNGWRMLSIWPSGQVYEEY from the coding sequence GTGGCAGGTCAGCGCGGCTACTCGCTGATCGAGCTGCTGGTCGCGGTCGGCATCTTCGGCCTGTTGGCGGCGCTCGGCCTGCCGCACCTCGATACGCGACGGCAGAATCTCCAGAACGTCAGCAAACAGGTGGTGGCGGACTACCGCTGGGCACGCAATCGCGCCATCACCAGCGGCGTCCACTTCGGCATCGAGTGGACCTCCACCAACAGCTACCAGGTCCAGCGGATGAAGCAGGCGGCGAACGGCTCGTGGTCAACGGACGTGACGGTGAAGCAGGTCACGCTGCCGACCAACGTCAACACCACCTGGTACTGGCCGACGCTCCAGGAGTTCAACACCCGCGGCATGATGGTGACCACCACCTACCCGGTGTACCAGCTCTTCTGGGACTCGACGTACAATGGCTGGCGCATGCTCTCGATATGGCCGTCGGGGCAGGTCTATGAAGAATACTGA
- a CDS encoding YajD family HNH nuclease, translated as MTRSFRPSRQRRRGAPVDAGELVRAARAQAAERAQGYRERSLALHGWICAKCAREFDASTLHLLTVHHRDGNHQHNPPDGSNWENLCVYCHEDEHSRGLLADYLSGRDD; from the coding sequence ATGACCCGCTCCTTCCGCCCCTCGCGCCAGCGGCGCCGTGGCGCGCCCGTCGACGCCGGGGAGCTGGTGCGCGCGGCACGGGCACAGGCGGCCGAGCGGGCACAGGGCTATCGCGAGCGCTCGTTGGCGCTGCATGGATGGATCTGCGCCAAGTGCGCGCGCGAGTTCGATGCGAGCACGTTGCACCTGCTCACCGTGCACCACCGGGACGGCAATCATCAGCACAACCCGCCCGACGGCAGCAACTGGGAGAACCTCTGCGTCTACTGCCACGAGGACGAGCACAGCCGCGGCCTGCTCGCCGACTACCTGAGCGGGCGCGACGACTGA
- a CDS encoding pilus assembly PilX N-terminal domain-containing protein, with protein MAMRLRADDRGMALIGVIVLTALLMSLAIAVALQVGSDTQVGGAFRSGVTGFYAAESGLNRGMGEYRNIFLDYNVPSGSDFSARSYALGDRQVSYKLSERPGNPQNIVIPSGEVFSGLNAIQYRYIVNSTSQNVNGDVEASVGAEFLVGYIPLFQFVAFYRNDLEILPGPNMTLNGRVHTNGRLYLNANNTLTIADNPAQQVFTVQVSAGLGVYRGRKDQNTCTGTVSVDMLEDKVAPFGDLDPKILPCNGSSTREVPVAELAAWKGSMIRDIGNIAIPEPDIVKPPSTVSPGGSGDPGVYWAKADLRIVLHRDQAGGLPGGPGGLAVVDVVNAAGVRDDARTNALWQFMSDATWNAGLVSGRGPSSYPGTMPIFYTDVPIPASGCGNNQPACNNTAAAAYSPTIPAPGSLGGPRAGAAASGVYAELMGAALGTFDRDYRRGGFYNQREKKWMLLLNLNVRDLILWNSQNGEPFFATNDTSEGGLVIFATIAGPASAGINNYGVRVFGSADIPLPGGIGVSADPTGVTVASDQAMYVLGNYNRGTAAVPAGPPRQPASLIGDSINVLSQRYWQSQAACNNTLCRDGQSTQSLGNASRNAQNTWINAAFLGGVDTTPDGYQGAGSYNGGLENYPRFHESWSGTSLTYQGSFVSLGQPEHVNGDWCGTGNGCNIYNPPDRLWNFDPAYNDAANLPPLTPRFVYVQQVLFTEDFK; from the coding sequence ATGGCCATGCGCCTGCGTGCCGATGACCGCGGCATGGCGCTGATCGGCGTCATCGTCCTGACGGCACTGTTGATGTCGCTGGCGATCGCCGTCGCCCTGCAGGTCGGCTCCGATACCCAGGTGGGCGGGGCCTTTCGCAGCGGCGTCACCGGCTTCTACGCCGCCGAGTCCGGCCTCAACAGGGGCATGGGCGAGTACCGCAACATCTTCCTCGACTACAACGTTCCCTCCGGCAGCGACTTCAGCGCCCGCAGCTACGCGCTCGGCGATCGCCAGGTCAGCTACAAGCTGTCGGAGCGGCCGGGCAACCCGCAGAACATCGTCATCCCCTCGGGCGAGGTGTTCTCGGGCCTCAACGCCATCCAGTACCGCTACATCGTCAACTCGACGTCCCAGAACGTCAACGGCGATGTCGAGGCATCGGTCGGCGCCGAGTTCCTGGTCGGCTACATCCCGCTCTTCCAGTTCGTGGCCTTCTACAGGAACGATCTCGAGATCCTGCCCGGTCCCAACATGACCCTGAACGGCCGCGTGCACACCAACGGCCGGCTCTACCTGAACGCCAACAACACCCTGACCATCGCCGACAACCCGGCGCAGCAGGTCTTCACCGTCCAGGTGTCGGCCGGCCTGGGCGTCTATCGCGGCCGCAAGGACCAGAACACCTGCACCGGCACGGTCAGCGTCGACATGCTCGAGGACAAGGTGGCGCCGTTCGGCGATCTCGATCCCAAGATCCTGCCGTGCAACGGCAGCAGCACGCGCGAGGTACCGGTCGCGGAGCTGGCGGCGTGGAAGGGCTCGATGATCCGCGACATCGGCAACATCGCGATTCCCGAGCCGGACATCGTCAAGCCGCCGAGCACCGTCAGCCCGGGCGGCAGCGGCGATCCCGGCGTGTACTGGGCGAAGGCCGACCTGCGCATCGTCCTGCACCGCGACCAGGCCGGCGGCCTGCCCGGCGGCCCCGGCGGCCTCGCCGTGGTGGACGTGGTGAACGCCGCCGGCGTGCGCGACGACGCGCGCACCAACGCGCTGTGGCAGTTCATGTCGGACGCGACCTGGAACGCCGGTCTCGTCTCCGGTCGCGGTCCGAGCAGCTACCCGGGGACGATGCCGATCTTCTACACCGACGTGCCGATCCCGGCGAGCGGCTGCGGCAACAACCAACCGGCCTGCAACAACACCGCCGCGGCGGCGTACAGCCCCACCATTCCCGCCCCCGGCTCGCTCGGCGGGCCACGCGCCGGCGCCGCGGCGTCCGGCGTCTACGCCGAGCTCATGGGCGCCGCGCTCGGCACCTTCGATCGCGATTACCGCCGCGGCGGCTTCTACAACCAACGCGAGAAGAAGTGGATGCTGCTGCTCAACCTCAACGTCCGCGATCTCATCCTGTGGAACAGCCAGAACGGCGAGCCGTTCTTCGCCACCAACGACACGAGCGAGGGCGGCCTGGTGATCTTCGCCACCATCGCCGGACCGGCGTCGGCGGGGATCAACAACTACGGCGTGCGGGTCTTCGGCAGCGCCGACATCCCGCTGCCCGGCGGCATCGGGGTGTCCGCCGACCCGACCGGTGTCACCGTCGCTTCGGATCAGGCGATGTACGTGCTCGGCAACTACAACCGCGGCACCGCCGCGGTGCCCGCCGGTCCGCCGCGCCAACCCGCGTCGCTGATCGGCGACAGCATCAACGTGCTCTCGCAGCGCTACTGGCAGAGCCAGGCCGCCTGCAACAATACCCTGTGCCGCGACGGGCAGAGCACGCAGAGCCTCGGCAACGCCTCGCGCAACGCCCAGAACACGTGGATCAACGCCGCATTCCTCGGCGGCGTCGACACCACGCCGGACGGCTATCAGGGCGCCGGTTCGTACAACGGCGGGCTCGAGAATTACCCCCGCTTCCACGAGAGCTGGTCCGGCACCAGCCTCACCTACCAGGGCTCCTTCGTGTCGCTCGGACAACCCGAGCACGTGAACGGTGACTGGTGCGGCACCGGCAACGGCTGCAACATCTACAATCCCCCGGATCGCCTGTGGAACTTCGATCCGGCGTACAACGACGCCGCCAACCTGCCGCCGCTGACGCCGCGCTTCGTCTACGTCCAACAGGTCCTCTTCACCGAGGACTTCAAGTAG
- the yccX gene encoding acylphosphatase, producing MVTTSVRLIVRGRVQGVGFRYATVEQGRRLGLAGWARNLPDGAVEVVAAGDVDAVERLVAWCRQGPPSARVASVERGEGPRDGPPAGFAVRY from the coding sequence ATGGTGACGACGTCGGTGCGTCTGATCGTGCGTGGCCGGGTGCAGGGGGTCGGCTTTCGCTATGCCACCGTGGAGCAGGGCCGCCGCCTCGGCCTCGCCGGTTGGGCGCGCAATCTCCCGGACGGCGCAGTCGAGGTGGTCGCCGCGGGCGACGTGGACGCCGTCGAGCGCCTGGTCGCCTGGTGCCGACAGGGGCCGCCGAGCGCGCGCGTCGCCAGCGTCGAGCGCGGCGAGGGGCCGCGCGATGGCCCACCCGCCGGCTTCGCGGTGCGGTATTGA
- a CDS encoding phosphotriesterase-related protein translates to MSTINTATGSCGAGDLGITLMHEHLLIGWPGWESDRAAPPWDPREAKKICVDHMLQLKELGVTALVDPCPIDLGRDVELAAEVSQASGVRVICATGLYKEDAGAAPYYKFRGGFTDTVAEMTETFVKELTEGIGPTGIRAGVIKVATGPHRVTDYEKAVITAAARAHKATCAPITTHTDEGTMGREQLAILTAEGVDPAHVVIGHSCGSADLRYHVDLLDAGAYLGFDRFGLELLHPDRLRLASLIGLLGIGFERQIVLSHDSVWCWRGRPLPLPVETLAPQWDPRHVFLHIVPALRDAGVPQAKIDAMLVDNPRRYFGAR, encoded by the coding sequence ATGAGCACCATCAACACCGCCACCGGGAGCTGCGGCGCCGGCGATCTCGGCATCACGCTGATGCACGAGCACCTGCTGATCGGCTGGCCGGGCTGGGAATCGGACCGCGCGGCGCCGCCCTGGGACCCCAGGGAGGCGAAGAAGATCTGCGTCGACCACATGCTCCAGCTCAAGGAGCTCGGGGTGACGGCGCTGGTCGACCCCTGTCCGATCGACCTCGGACGCGACGTCGAGCTGGCCGCCGAGGTGTCGCAGGCCTCGGGCGTCCGCGTCATCTGCGCCACCGGTCTCTACAAGGAGGACGCGGGCGCCGCCCCGTACTACAAGTTCCGCGGCGGATTCACCGATACGGTCGCCGAGATGACCGAGACCTTCGTCAAGGAGCTCACCGAGGGGATCGGCCCGACGGGGATCAGAGCCGGCGTGATCAAGGTCGCCACCGGCCCGCATCGGGTCACCGACTACGAGAAGGCGGTGATCACCGCCGCGGCGCGCGCCCACAAGGCGACCTGCGCGCCGATCACCACCCACACCGACGAGGGGACCATGGGGCGCGAGCAGTTGGCGATCCTCACCGCCGAGGGCGTCGACCCGGCCCACGTGGTGATCGGCCACTCGTGCGGCAGCGCCGATCTGCGCTATCACGTCGACCTGCTCGACGCCGGCGCCTATCTCGGCTTCGATCGCTTCGGGCTCGAGCTGCTGCACCCGGATCGCCTGCGCCTGGCGTCGCTCATCGGCCTGCTCGGCATCGGCTTCGAGCGGCAGATCGTGCTCTCGCACGATTCGGTCTGGTGCTGGCGCGGCCGGCCGCTGCCGCTGCCGGTCGAAACGCTCGCCCCGCAGTGGGACCCGCGTCACGTCTTCCTGCACATCGTCCCGGCGTTGCGCGACGCCGGCGTCCCGCAGGCGAAGATCGATGCCATGCTGGTCGACAACCCGCGGCGCTACTTCGGGGCGCGGTGA